DNA from Nymphaea colorata isolate Beijing-Zhang1983 chromosome 4, ASM883128v2, whole genome shotgun sequence:
TTGATCGTCACAATTCTGTCCCAACTGTGGAGCTCTCCAGTGTACAAGGAGAATGCATGGCCACCTCTCAACAACCAGTCCCTTGCCTTTAGGCTCTCTAGGCCTCGATCACCTTCTTCAATGCAAAATCCACCGAACGGTGAAGGCTTGCTATCCAAGAGGAAATGACCCGATTGCCGCCTGGCCGCAGGTGAACATGAGGAGACAACTACCAAGACCTAGTCCCAGCCTTCAGTAAGAAATCtgtatctctccctctttgctTCTTCCATGGTTTCTTCGTGCCTATGCCCTCTTGATTCCCCTATCTGTCTGAGACCAATCTCGAACAACAAATTGCCAATCATTTGCCATGCACACCTAGCTGATCCTTTGCCGCAAATGCCTTCAGCAATACTGGGCTACAACCCTGCTTTGCCGAGAGGGGTTGTTGGTAGACACCTGGTTTTGTCAGGTGCGATCCTGCCTCGACTGTCGTCCAGTCCGAAAGCACCGGCCTCCTTCCGGCCAGCCCTGTGACACCCGGCCTAACCCCACAGCTGCGTATCACCGTCCTACCTTCGACCAAGCGCCTCCCCTACCCCGACTTGTCTCAACCCCAAGCCTGGCTTTTAGTAGTCGAGGCATTAACTGTAGGACTCCGTCCCTCCCACCTACCCACCCTGGGCTTCTACCTTCCTCGGCCAACGCAACAGATGACCTCCAGCCCACGACCTAGCTGTCTGTCTCTACCATGTAGCTCGCTCGTCCCAGCCCTACCAGCCAAGCTTTCTATGGCCATAGGTCGTCCATTCCCCTGGGGAAGTGGTAGCACCCAAAGTAGACCTCTTCAAAGTTAACGCCTCGAGAGCTGTTCCATCCCTAGCTGCATGGCCGCCAAGCCTAGCTTCCCTTCACCTTGTTCACAACGCCTATTCAGCCCAACCGAATGGTTACTTTCTCCTCCTTGGTCTTTACATCCCTCACTCTCTCGTTGGTTTGCTCTAGCACCACACTCATCCACTAAACTACGTGAGAGATTGCCTTATACTGTCAGATATGTATTGAGGGTGAGACTCTTGTATTGGGTATTCTTTGTATTGAGGGTGAGACTCTTGTATTGGGCTCTTACTCTAAGGTTTTGTGTGAGTAGACATGTTGTATGCCTAGATCAGCAAGAGTTGCATGCGAGAGATCTTCGGCTCGCAAGGAAGGCTCCCATAATGGAAGCTGTTGGCAAAAGTTTCAGGCTAGGTTGGTTAAGTGAGTCAGctactacatatatatatatatatatatatatatatatattcttttagtTTTATCATAGTCGGGCGAGGGGCCCTCTGTGTTAAGGCCGGGCTTAAGTCTTATAATGAGGTCAGCTCTGGCGGGGCCCTCGGTTAAGGCCGGGCTTAGGTCTTATGATCAGGTCAACTCTGGCCCGACTTCCGTGCAGGCGCGAGAAAACTGCCGCCCGACTTCCGTGCAGGCGCGAGAAAACTGCCGCCAACAGGAATCGAGTCCCGGGTGCAGATTCCAGGTTCTTACGGACAAGTTTCGGTCCAATCCAATAATATCCAAGTACCTCCTTCCCATTTGCATTACCAACGCGCGAAGCGTAGCGGCAACGGTTCCAGGTTTGGACCCGACATCCAACACTTGTTCTGCCCCCACGGGAAGGGCCCTTTTAAAGCTTCTGTTCGGACGGGGGCTGGGGAGTTGGGGGAGAGGGAGCTCCCACTCTGCATGAAGGATCGACGAAGAAGATGACGACGGCTGAGCAGCCGCTGAAGAAGCGGAAGCTACACGAAGCGGCAACTGCTACAGCCGTCGACTCCGTTCAAAAGGAAGTCACTGCTCCTTCTCCGCCGCTTTCGCTGGATGAAATCATGCGAAGGAGGAGAAACAGGGATGAGATCAGGGGCCTGTACGAGTGCTATCGGAGAATCCGGTTCTACGTCTCCCAGAAGGATTCTCGTCTCATGCCCGACTTCGAGCAGGCGTACCTCTCCCTTATCAAGGCTTCCCGAGGTCAGTGAGTTGGCctgttttctctcttcctttctgcTCGCTGTCGTTTTCACTATCGATTTTTGATTCTTAGGGTTTCTTCCATTCTTAACTGATCCAGAGTATACGGTAGTGGATACCTTTTTTTTCAACTAGTGATTATGAAAAGTGGGTATGTGCGAGTTGGTTTGAACACAGAATTAGGGTAAGCTTTTTAGATGATCAATAGTCCTGCAGGTTAATTCTTGTGATGATAGATTGCATCGTGTATGTGTGTGCTAAAATATGTTAGCTGTCTAATGAGCTCAGAATGGAACATCAATTTGCTTTTGCTCATGGCAAACAGAAGACGGTAGAAAAATGTTGCTTACTGGGGCTAGTTGTggtatttgtaattttttttgtcattttattttctctttgttgttaatttatgttggAAGCGTCTATTTAGGAGGGTCAGATATCTCTTTCTCCGTTGCCTGTTGCAACTTACTTTATATAACATGCTAATCACACGCGCAGGTTGCACAAGTGCACAGCGTATCATAGCTGAGCTAATTCCTCGATATGCTCTCTACTGCCCAACTGCGCTGGAAGCTGCTGCTAAGGTTGCCATTAACATGTACGATTGTAACTTGTTGATTATGTTGAGAGGAGAAGATACCGATGGAATAGCATTTCAGACCGCCCAGGCTTGTGTTTTTGGTCTGGTTGATATATGTAATGCTGCATCAACTGTAGCACCTAGCTCGTCTGTTATTGGAGGAATCTGTTCTGCTGTTTTTCTCAATGTGTTGACTTTTTTCATATCAACTTTTGAGGGCAAGAACATATATGAAGCATCTGATTTGGAACTTGAGAAAATTGAAGATTCAAAAGACTTCTTCGCGAAATTAAAGCAGGCAATGGAAGAAAATGACACTTCCGTTTcagaaaaactatttttctttaGGGCACTAAGCCTTATTAGAATATTTGTTTATTGCCCTAGGAGGGTTCTTTCAGCTTGTTTTGAGCTTCTTGACTCTATAGATATTGGTGTTCAGAAAGgaggtttttactttttaaggCAGGTAACAAGTCTAATTGATGCTCAAGATTCTGAGCTTCACTTGGATAAGCTGGATAACAGGCCCACTTTGACAACTGATTCTGTCTTGGCTAATACAAACTGCAATCATCTAGCTGAAGATGAATTGAAAACCACTAATGAGCACTTGCCTGATAAATCACTGTCAGCTTCAAGTAGCTTGATGGAAAAGGTAATGTGTGCGTGATTGAAACTTCCAGTTTAAGCCCGTGTATAGTACTATTTCCATGCTAGAATTTGTTTGCATTTCAGAAATGTTAACTTTTCCCTTGCATAGAAGATACACTTGGAGCTTGTCATATTGGCATTGATCATGGGTATGCTTGGATGCATAGAATCTATCTGCATTTTCCCATATTTACTTACCTTTCCACTAGAATGTGCTTGGTGCTTGCCGTCTTTGTCATCTTAACATAGATCAAGGGCATGAGACATCAGAGGTTCTCAAGTTCCATGGTCCTAAATCTCCTTATGGTTTGTTGTTATCTCTAGGCAAGCTGAGTGTAGGTGGAAAATGTGATCACTGTCGTtgctaaaataataaaattaggTCACTACCGTTTATGCACTTTAAGTCTTTATTTCTCTGTGACATTGCATTTCTCTACACAAAAAAGGTGGTTCAAGATTGGAAAGAAGCAATATTGCAATTTCACTTCTACTGTTTGcatattttttatgcttattGTGAACAGGCTTATTAGTGTTTTTGTCTGCTTATAAGATATCACTGAGCAAGTTTTTTTGGGTGAACTATTTTCAAATGGCAGGTTTTTGCAGAGACCCCTATGAGGAGGCTATGTTGTTAGAAGCCTTAAATGATGAGTATAACATTGAGCCTTGGCatacctaggctggactaggcatTTTAATCAAtgcaacagaaaaaggagaatatggaaataataaaatacaacaATAATGTGATTATATGGTCCCATATATTATAAATGCATACGCAATCACATAAAGTCACATAAAAATGGttaaaataatacaaattgTTCTGATAAATACACCCCAAATcatattacacacacacacacacattagagagagagggacaaagaagcacacgcacacacacacacacacacacacattgcgtgtgagtgagagagagggagatataTAGATAGGTGGattgagtgagagagagggagaggcacTATGTTGTCAAAAACATTAAGCACAGCCTAGGCAGTTTGACGGACATGGAGACGGAGGACTAGACACATTAAGCAGACAATAGAGTGCAATACTAACTATTAAAATTAACAATGAGACCATTGTTAGATATCCCCAAAATCTGTTCACAGCAGAAAGAAAGCCAAGAGGAAGAGAAAGTGGCCAGATAGAGACACATCTTAATTGTTGGAGACAGTGTGTGTATTTGATTTATACATCACCCTATATGAAATTTTTACAGTAATACCCTTATGCACAATGGGTATTTGCAGAGATGCATAAATAGGTACAGGTAGACAAATAATACAAATGACAAGGAACTGGTCCTTATTTGATCCACATCCAGTAGCATATAAAATGATACCTTTGTTAACAACAATAGCTTTTCTTAATAGAAAACCTATGAATATATCACAATAAAACtataaaaagtataaaacaATTAATGTGCATGATAACATAAGCACATTAAACATTTGATGACATGATAATAGgcataattaaaaaatttgaaaaaccaattttcattgttgaacaaTTAAAGTTTGCAAGTTACATATCATTAAGAAAAACTTACAAGTAAATTGAGCATGTAAAATCTCACCTCTTCCTAAGTCCAACCATTAAACCTCcaattctaatttctaaaaaaatcgTAAATCCGAAACCTAAAATTACTAATCTAATTGAAAAATCTGGTGATCTAAATAATTTGAAATGTGTTGCCATAAAATTGTCTATGTTATATATGTTGCtataaaaacctcattttatgttatttaatatatatatatatatatatatatatatatatatatatatatctatatagatagatagatagatagagagagtaATTAATGATATTGGAATTTGTAGTTGTCAGGATCTAATATGTATATTGTGTATGTTTTATGCGTGTGTGTCTTATGTAGACAGAAGATATATATGTAACTGGAACATAGTATAAGATCAAAACTGACAGCTGCATTCACGCCATGCTTGGTTGTCAGCGTGTAATTTAAACAATGTTTTAATAGAATCTGAATTActatttccttttccttgctAATGCCTAACATAGAGTTGGCATGTTAATCTGTCTCTGTGCATTATGCTTCTGAACTTATTTAGCTAATTTTTCCTACTTTTCAGCTATTATTTCATGTAGTAAATGTAATTCTCTACCAGCACATTATCTTTAATTAACAACACTTCAATTGTTACTTGCCTTGTCTTTCTTTAGAAGGTGTTGTTGTCTGCAAACTGAAAAATGAGATATTACTCTGTGCAGTTATTTTCATGTCTGTTTACCTATAAGTGAACTGGGAAATGGCATCACTTAGTTAAtagcattgtcacaaatgtcgcgttttattaaaaaaaaacatgataaatatgatAAATATAAGTCAGCCGTATTAAACGTCAATAAAACGcgtctttttcaaaaaacgtcagaaaataaaaaacgcaaAAGGTACACATTTTTTCGCAtcttttttgcgttttttttactggatgttagtttttttgtttctaagtGTTCAGCCTAACCATGAGTTTCTATCtttaaaatgtataaaataagAGAGGGAGTTGATTAACCAGAAAATTAAgcataataaagaagagagagtgctGAAAGGTGCATGTAGTAATAAAGATTAATTATGTAATAAAGAGCAGAGAGAGATGGTTTACAGAAAATTagatgcaataaagaagagagggagagagagccagCTGCTCCTACGAAGCCCCTAGCCCATAGCATTAACTCCTTCATTAGCTCAGCATTCATATCATGCGGCTGAGTAAATTGGTTAGAGGAATTCGTGATGCTCTTGCTTCGCTTGAAATCCTGATATCTGGATGCACCTACATGATTTCCTTGAATAAATAGATCTTGTACGTTGCTGATCCCTTCttggccttcttcttcttcttgaggTGGAGGGGTGGGGTCGCtagcaagagagagatagagagagagatgagattCTTGcccctttatatatatagatcctggttttttttactcattttaaACAGTCTTCACCTCTAAATTTTTGCTCATACTACAGAAGCTTAACTGTCAAAAACGTACAAATTAGAGGCTAATGCTTTTAATATGCTTCATACATTATATATGGACACATAACGCTGCTGCATCCTAgtgttcacatttttcaaaattgatgtGTCCAAACCCATCGCtcagcacccatgtgacaaGATTCCAATCAGTTACTaaaatgttaatatatatatatatatatatatatatatatatatatatatatatatatatatatatatatatatattaacaatcTACGTTATGTATGTTTATCATAACTTGCCTTTGTGGTGCAGGTTATCAGTAAGGATCCTTCATTGAAAATGTGGATCATTTCAAGATATAAAAAACTATCGGGAACAGCCTCCTTTAAAACTGCATTAGAAGTGGCATCAATCCTGGGATCAGCCATGGGATCTTTGTCTGATCCTGCTTCTAGGCTTGAGAATGAAGAAGATGTTGATAACGACAACTCTAATTTTTCAGATTATATTAGTCGACAGTATTTGATGCATGATGTTGCTGGTTGCCATGATGATTCAACTGATGCATCTGGCAGAGATTGTTCTTCTGCATTAAACAATGCATCTTCAAAGGATCCTCACCATGACAAAAAGGAATTCGCTGACAAGGGCTTCAAGCACAATATTAGCTCTGGTGTCTCTACAGCCATATCTGAGGTTGACGGAAATGCAAGGCATGAGTCTGGAGACATAGTCTGCTTGAGGGACGTAATGACTGCTGAGAAAGAGAACAAAGACAGAGCCTTTATGCAAAAGGATTTTGGGATCCAGCAAGTGCAATCTTCAATCTCCAAGCCAGACCTCAGGAATGTTTTACCTGTTGGGGTCGGCAAAACAGGTCATGCTGAGAACCATCTTTCTGAACCAGAGCTTAGCTCTCCAGCTGTAAGGGGTATTTGTGGTGGTTTAACATCTCCAAAACAACCATTCTCACCAAGGCTCCATTCAACATCCACTGGTCATGTTACTTGGTACTTGGATGGAGATCCTACTGCTATGGATGTCTTCTCTGCTTCAAAGCAACTTTGGTTTGGTGCTGTTGGACATGATGCAACAGAGAGTATTGTAAGACTGCAGTTTGAGAAGTTTGGTCCCATAGAAAGTTTTGCCTTTTTCCCTATACAGAGATTTGGCTTGGTTGAGTACAGGCACATAATGGATGCTATAAGAGCTCGCGAGTGCATGCGGCAGTTTTGTATCTCTGGTGCATTTCTTCGTGTAAGATTCTTAGATGTAGGCTTAGGTAGCAGAGGAACTGTTAGTGGTGTTGCGGTTGGAGGTAGTTGCTGTGTTTATGTTGGCAAAGTAACCAACAAATATTCCAAGAAAGAGATTCTTCATGATTTAATTGCTCTGTCATCTATCAGACCTCACACGTTTACTGATTTGACCAGTGAAAGTGCACTGCTTTTAGAATTTCAAACTGCTGAAGAAGCTGCTGCTGCAATGGCTTGCATTCGAGGCCAGCGCAGAGAAAAGGGTTTCCATTGTTTACCTAGCAGACACTTAACTTTGAATACCAGGTTTGATGATGGATTCGCACCTCGCTATCAGCTTTTGGTATCTCAAATAGATGGTTCTGTCTCTGAAGAAGAAGTAATTGGTGCATTCTCAAGATTTGGAGaactgatggggtggaacttttTCCGGCATGATAGATGCTGCATAATAGATTTCCGTTCACATGAAGCTGCTGATGTTGCAAAATCTTGTCTGCATGGTGCAAGATTTGGGGCTACGACAATATGTGTCGAGTTCAGAACAAACAAAGGCAAGGTCTCCCAAAATAGTTTGATTGAGCCGCCACATAATCAAACAGTATATGATAAGGCTAAAGTATCTCCATTAGCATCAGTATTTGCAACTTTGTGTGCAAAATACAGCATTATCCAACAACCGAGAAAGATCCACATGAACTCATTGAGGGATGAGGACCGGGTCCCATCAAATGTACTCTGGTTTAGCTTGCCAGATAATTCATCTTTCTTAACCGATGATGAGATCATGTCTGTCTGCAATCTTGCTGCTGGACATGTTGGGCATGTTTGTCTATTAACAAGGACAAGCTTTTCCCAAGTATCTGGTGCTTTTGTTGAGTTCAGTGGTGTAGATGCAGCAGCAGTAGCATTAAAGAATATTCAGGGATGTCCAGGCTTGTTCTTTGAAGTTGACTTCAGGTGTGTTTGctgtttcttttattgtttttgacttatgtatttattttttgactGTTGCTTTCCTAAAATATTATGATGAGTAACAAAGGAccttttgttttaatttttgtgtCTCATCTTCTGCTGAACTTTCAGTGGCAAGTTAGTTTTTTGGTTCATTTATTATCCTTACGTATCTCTGCAGCAGCTAATGCAAAAATTAGGCCAATGACTGTTGCTTTCCTAGAATATTAGGATTGAGCAACAAAGGAccttttgttttaatttctgTATCTTATCTTCTGCTGACCTTCACTGTCAAGTTAGTATCTTGGTTATTTTGTTACCCTTACGTGTCTCTCCTATGGCTAATGCATAAAGTAGGCCAATGTAAATATTGctttgtttcaaattttacttTGTTTGACTTTTTAAAGGTCATTGAAGTTGTAAAACAGTTTGAACATTAAGCAATCTAGATTTTGTATGTCTAATGATTGCGCTTTAAAATTATGATTCTTGGTAGTTTCCTGTGTTTCGTGGATGCAAACAGAATAGCCGTATCAGTACACTGCAAAGAGTCGGGCACACTGAGACCTGAAAACTTGCCCTTAGgcacatgttatatatatatatatatatatatatatatatatatatatatatatatatatatatacaattgcAGAGAGGTGGAGGTAGTGATGGTATATGATCTTTCTCCTCCCCATTATTGTTcaagtgagaaagagagaaaggtttgTACTTTGAGCAGTCCGACACTCCTTTCTGATCTTCCTTTTCTGATTTACGAAGAGATATTTTTGTGTAGTGACTTagtgagaaagaaaaggagaaacctTTTTACTTTGAGTTGTCTGGTACTCctcccttgtttttcttttctcagttacagagagagagagagagagagagaatctctAGTCATATTGGCTTTGTTAAAAATGAGATGCATGTGTCTGTTACGTTTGCActttttatgtttcaaaaagCACATGCCCTGGTCGTGCCTATGTTTGTCCTTGTCCTTGTCTTTGTTGAAATGTGCCTGTGCATAGTTTGTGTGTAAGTATCCATGTGAGGCAGTGCATTTTATTGAAGCATGATGTGTTTAGTATATTGAATCTCCTTTAGGTGTGACCACGGTTGAAGCTTTAACCCCTTCATAAAGCTTGTGAGAGTTATGTCTAAAAATTAGTGGTTCCTTTATAATGGAAATATGGATGGACCAAGTTCATCGTTTTGCATGTTGatcctttttttatcttttttttcccaGAACCTGTTTGTGgcttttgaaactttgaacaAGACATGCATGTAACAATTGTAATGGAATTTCTGCCATGTACATTcaaggaactctctctctctctttctctttttctatgtatatatatcacattgttgttgttgttttttttttgtgcgtgTCTTTgtgtatatattgttacattgagagagagagagagcccaaaAGAATGCTCATTatcgtaaccctaatctcaagttAAAGAGATTAAGGCTGGCGGTatagaaattacaaaaatagtccgacaagtataagaaaatatttaaaggcCTACTCTCTAACTTTTTAATATTGCAAACACTctctttaacactccccttcaagctggagcatatatatatatcaatcatgctcagcttgttacaacctcTTAGGAAATCGTTTGTGGGAAGAGCCTTGCTGAAGATatcagctgcctgatcttctgaggaaACATGAATAGCGCTAAtaattccttcttgaactaggtcccgaacatagtgacaattcacttcaatgtgtttcgtcctctcatgaaaGACATGATTGTTTGTAATATAGGTTGCTGCTTTGTTgccgcaatacatcttcattgggagattcactaaAACACCCAACTCTAGAAGCACTGatctgacccatgacatttcaacCGCAGCTTGAGCCATAtccctatattccgactcaaCACTAGATTGAGccaccacattctgcttcttgcttctccaagaaataagattattttTCACAAAGACATAAAAAcctgtggtagatttcctgtcatctacagatCTTGCATAATCAACATCACTATACACTTCGATGTCAACACCTTCTCCCTTTTTAAACCATAACCCTTTCCCGGGGttgatttcaagtatctgacaatcattagagcagcatcccaatgaacctttcgaggtttttccatgaattgacttagcttattcacaACAAAACTAATGTTGGAGCGAGTAACCGTCAAATACAACAGTTTTCCTATTAAGATCTAGAGCCAAAAGGCcctgattcatcatcatgtatatgaatgcgaggacgaggattcatgggaagtgtgacaggtttagcccccaataaaCCTGTTTCTTGGAGAAGATTAAacacatattttctttgaggcactacaactcctttactactaggggccacctcaataccaagaaaataacggagttgtccaaggtcttttgtgacaaagtgtttctgtagaAACTCATTcgtttgagctatctcttgattaCTTTCGCCggtgagaacaatatcatcaacatatacaatcaatatcactataccagatgtGCCTCACTTGATAAACaacgagtgatcaagctggATTCTtcgaaatccacacttagataaaacCTCAGTcagcttatggaaccatgcacggggactttgtttaagtccataaatggCCTTCTTtagtttgcataccttggagCACTCTCCCTATTGTTCAAAACCAGGtagttgctgcatatagactATTTCAGAAAGATCTCTATATAAAAAGAGATTTTTCACATCTAGCTGAAATAGAGGCCACTCCCGCTGGATAGCAAGAGATATAATCAGTCGAATAGTGCCCAATAGAGCCACTGGCGAAAAGGTCTCGAAGAAGTCAACTCCATAAGTCTATGCATAttcttttgcgacaagacgtgcTTTGAACCTTTCAAttgaaccatcagaatgatacttgatggcaatgttgtaaaaagtgtatcgtaagcAGTATCGTTCtagctttaagatacgccgtatcgtaaaatatcgtaatggatcgtaaccgtatcgtttcTTGAACCGTTCAATTGAATCATCaaaatgatacttgatggtgaacacccatttggagccaactaCATCACAGTGCATCGGTGGATCCATCAAGTCCCAAGCCTCCCAAGAGATAAGATCCTtcatttcctcctgcatggcttgcATCTACAGTGAATCTAACAGGGCTTGATGGTCGGGAGACAAGATAATATGACTATACATAGttcgatcaaactgcaccaaacttgtactcagatagtcagtagagacagaattagaaatCGGATGTAGTGTGCACTTTCGCTTGCCTTTGtgaatagcaatagggagatcatGTGCGGAGTAGTCATCATTTATACATGAGTCGGCTTATCAGTGGaacttacctcttgagaagcCTTTGGTGGGCAGTTGGGAGAGGGACtgagacgacgagtgtaaactaAGGGAGGATCATAGAAACATTCACGTGACATAGGTTGAGAGGGAGGGATCAACTCAAGTGACACATGAGGATtaggaagaggaacaaataCTGACATCTCAGACGTAGAAGGACTCGAAGGGGAAAAATAAAGACAAGACttaaagaatgtaacatccacactgataatctctttcttggtctggGGATCAAAGCACTCCTTTTTGATTGATAGAATAGCGAATAcatacacatttgatggcttgggcagcaagtttgttttgtttgggcctaggatatgtgcaaagcaggtgcatccaaatactttgggaggtatatgaaataaccgtcgatttggatatgaaatttGAATGGGGATACGTTCTTGGGTGGCTAATGAGGGTAATCTGTTAATGATATAGCATGTAGTAAGAATAAGTGAATAACATCACCTCAAAAATAAGCAGGTACGTGAGAATGCAGCATGAGGGTGTgggccacatttaggagttgccgatgtttgcgttcggctacaccattttgttgggacgtgTAAGGACAAGTAAATTGAGGTCGACttccatgattggcataaaattgaagcagagcggaagacttgaattcaagagcattatcagtgcgaatatttttgacaaggaagccaaactgagtttttatttccttgacaaatttctAAACAAGAATACCTAACTGACTCtggtaaaatcatcaactaaaacaagataatacTGAAAACGCGAGCGAAAAGGAACACGACTAGAACCCCACACAtccacatgaaggagatcaaacAAACTTTGACTAGAAGGACTCTGACTCAAAGGGAAGCTACTCCGTGTATGTTTACCTAACTGGCAAGCATCAtagaaggactctgatgcaaAGATATCTAGAAACATGCAACGAAGTTTGGACACTGATGGATGGCCCAGTCTGGGATGCCACTGGAAAGGAGAAGTCCTCGAAGGGAATGAAGATGCAACATCTACTGGGCAGATAGGAAGTAGAGACCCTCACGCTCATAGCCGCCACCAATTATCTTTCCAGTTGGTAAGTCCTACAAATAACATGAACCagaataaaaaatgactctacactgttAGTCAATAGCCTgctgcttaacagataacaaattagcAGGAAATTGAGGAGCATATAGCGCACGTGTAATAGTGCCTAAGTGTGAGAGGTAGATATCACTGCTGCCCAAAATAGGAGACAGTTTGCCCTCAGCCAGTTTGATATGTTGTGGTGTAGAGAATCTGATTAATGATGAAAACTTCtatggttgattacaacaatgcctgccagaatctatcatccacaACATATTATCAGtgggagcaccaacagagaaggcTGAGTCTATTACAGCAATATTGGCAAATGCAGAGGCAGATCTCTAAGAACAAGATCATATTCATCATTACTTAAGGGAATATGACATGGATATAGGAGGATCAGTaaaagactcaaccatagatattgtcGCCCTTGAGGGAGCTGtttgggatgaagaaggac
Protein-coding regions in this window:
- the LOC116253306 gene encoding uncharacterized protein LOC116253306 isoform X1, with the translated sequence MTTAEQPLKKRKLHEAATATAVDSVQKEVTAPSPPLSLDEIMRRRRNRDEIRGLYECYRRIRFYVSQKDSRLMPDFEQAYLSLIKASRGCTSAQRIIAELIPRYALYCPTALEAAAKVAINMYDCNLLIMLRGEDTDGIAFQTAQACVFGLVDICNAASTVAPSSSVIGGICSAVFLNVLTFFISTFEGKNIYEASDLELEKIEDSKDFFAKLKQAMEENDTSVSEKLFFFRALSLIRIFVYCPRRVLSACFELLDSIDIGVQKGGFYFLRQVTSLIDAQDSELHLDKLDNRPTLTTDSVLANTNCNHLAEDELKTTNEHLPDKSLSASSSLMEKVISKDPSLKMWIISRYKKLSGTASFKTALEVASILGSAMGSLSDPASRLENEEDVDNDNSNFSDYISRQYLMHDVAGCHDDSTDASGRDCSSALNNASSKDPHHDKKEFADKGFKHNISSGVSTAISEVDGNARHESGDIVCLRDVMTAEKENKDRAFMQKDFGIQQVQSSISKPDLRNVLPVGVGKTGHAENHLSEPELSSPAVRGICGGLTSPKQPFSPRLHSTSTGHVTWYLDGDPTAMDVFSASKQLWFGAVGHDATESIVRLQFEKFGPIESFAFFPIQRFGLVEYRHIMDAIRARECMRQFCISGAFLRVRFLDVGLGSRGTVSGVAVGGSCCVYVGKVTNKYSKKEILHDLIALSSIRPHTFTDLTSESALLLEFQTAEEAAAAMACIRGQRREKGFHCLPSRHLTLNTRFDDGFAPRYQLLVSQIDGSVSEEEVIGAFSRFGELMGWNFFRHDRCCIIDFRSHEAADVAKSCLHGARFGATTICVEFRTNKGKVSQNSLIEPPHNQTVYDKAKVSPLASVFATLCAKYSIIQQPRKIHMNSLRDEDRVPSNVLWFSLPDNSSFLTDDEIMSVCNLAAGHVGHVCLLTRTSFSQVSGAFVEFSGVDAAAVALKNIQGCPGLFFEVDFSPGAPFHLDEKQLLTGNPGYVRSHNDLYSSCWENVPKNQPPILSSDRIHEVRLRESPHNPVGSTCAHGSHAVPSTWSVSSNIEMVEKKDEVCDGIENKVASDGPSTSKLQPGGINSFDDLHSNPSVVDPTRNSSQVSTVGQTTEHVWSYKQPGLDQQITPAGGILHPPPLLPAPIMHPPIQTSPFIRPGYVPGNSSWVSHGQSSSAISHVSTGPVANNGLHSNVYGRPPILPSVTPLAQLAGGPILHFQQMVPLPAPPPVSPPPPPPVPPPPLPPPPTDFPPPLPPPPPPPPPPPSMPPLIPPPPSSPPPLVQPSSETLNMSTGHNQWQGLLCKSGLNYCTVCATREESDACKYTFSFCEPVEWPAKLDVTKRTDFRHVKSTFANTPPNKREVCRLLPASLEDQKGFRDFISYLKQRECAGVIKIPAGTAMWARLLFILPHSTDTCTMLSIKQEPMESLIALVLPKETNFDWV